GTTCGAACGCTCATTCACAATCCCTTTCCCCACAAGGGCACTGCGTCAGATTAGCCAGCGCGGTGAGCACAGATGTGGAGAGGTTGTGGAGGTGTAGTTCTGATCCCGAGCGCTCCGCCGCGGAGGGTGGAGGATGATCGACCATGGTGACGCGTTCTGTTTCTCCCCAACCAGTTTCAGCGGCTTGGAGATCGGGGATGGTAGTAGTCACCACGCTCGGAGCCGCCTGCTGCCTGTGGGTGCTTTGGATACTCCTGACCCGAGATCAGAGCCCCGAAGTCACCTATTGGAGCAGCGCGGCGAGCTTGGCACCGGGTGTGCCGTAGCTGATCCTCGCCATATCCGCTCGCGCCAACCGTCGCACATGGCGGTTCGCTGTCGCACTACCCGCGATCATTGTGGCCTCGGCGGTAGTGGGCTTGTCCGGGGCTCCCGAAAAGATCGCTCGTCTCCAGTGTGGCTAAACGCCATCAAGCACCTCCAGGGTAGAAGAGGCGTTGTGCTTCCAGGAGGACTGCGGCGGCGGCGATTTCGCGGTCGTCGCCGTCCAGCAAGGGCAGGACATCCTCGGCGTGGAATATCGGCAAGTGCAACGCGCCGCGTTGGTGTGCTTCGACCAGTCCCACGATCAGAGACCCGGGCAGTCGGGGTGGGCGTACTCGAGGGTCGGGCGCACTCATGCTGGGAAGTCTCCTCGGGCGTACTGACAACTAGCCGCGACCCGCGCGGCCAAAGCGGTCAGCGTGGGTTTGCGGGAGATCATTGGGCGAATACATCACGCCGCGAGTGAACAATGTGGCCGAACACCAAACCGTCTGCGGTTCAGGATATTCGGGATGCATTGACGGCGGCCGGCGATGTCGAGTGGCCCGCTAGTATGGGTCTCGGCATCTCATCCCTGTAGGGGATGCGCCGACAACGCGCGCCGAATGGCCACTCCACTAGCGGGTGAGCCCTACGGTCAGTCGATCCACTTTCGGATCTACCCAGTAAGAGGGCGGAGTCGGTGCCGCGGTTCTCGAATCGTTGGCGCCCTGGCTTGGATGCAGCGCTCGCCCCGTTTCCGGGGAAGGCTGGGGTGGCGGCTCGATTGCATCGGGCCGCCACCCTCTACTCGGTTATCTGCGCGAAACAAGTCGGCGTGGTCAGCAAGAACATCCGCCGGAGGCCCGTCGCTCAGGACGAGTCGGCTCGCTATCGGATGTCGGCTTATAACTGACGGATTAGACGCGCTGAATCCACGTGCGCACGTTCTCGATGAAGGCGGTTGTCGCGACTTCGCGAGGGACAGCGCCCAATGCTTGGCCCACAGCCAGCCCGATACCAGTTGCGAGCAGCGCCGCTATCGCCTGCTCGACGAGTGCAGGGTCGGTGATCGTCACGCCCTCAGCGTCGGCTTGGGAGTACAGCAGCGCTTGGAGACCAGCGGTGAAAATGTCGATGGTCGCTCGGTTGGCTTGCTCGTGCTCCAGGCTGTTGCGGGTGGCCATGACGAAATCCGCTGCCAGACTGATCCATTCGGGTTGTTCCAGCAGTTGTGCCCACTGCTGCTGCATCACTTCCAGCTTCGCCTCGGTCCCGTCGACGGCCAGAACAGCCTGGGATAGGTCTGCCAGGACTTGTTCGAAATGCGCTTGCAGCAGCGCAAGGCACAGGTCCTCTTTGCCGGTGAAGTTACTGTAGATCGCACCGTGCGAGCGCCCGGCCTGGGCAGCGACCTGACCCATCGTGGTGGAGTGGTATCCACGGGTGCGAAACACGACTTCCGCCGCCGCGAGGATCTGCTCGCGCGTGCGCGCTTGTAACTCCTCCCGGGTCAGAGCCTTGGGCATTCGCTCGCCTCTCTACTTCGCCTGCCGTACATGTGATTCCAGCAGACCACGCCACCCGCTCGCAGCATGGGCCCGCGCCCGGCAACTGTCCCAGACAAACCCTTGCCATCTCCGCCGAGTTGAGATTACGCTCTAATTCGAATTACGACGTCATGTCAGATGGCGTGGCGGGTCGAGGGAGATTCCATGGACACACTGGTGGGCCTGCAGGGTGAGCAAGGCCGAAAAGCGCTCGCGATCGCCAATGCACCACGGCGTGACGACGGATTCTTCGGCCCCGGTTCGGTGAGCTGGCGGATCTATGAGAACCCGGTGGTCATCGCCATGGCCGGGCTGGCCGGCTCGGTCGCGGCGATGCTCGA
This DNA window, taken from Nocardia sp. XZ_19_385, encodes the following:
- a CDS encoding TetR/AcrR family transcriptional regulator, which produces MPKALTREELQARTREQILAAAEVVFRTRGYHSTTMGQVAAQAGRSHGAIYSNFTGKEDLCLALLQAHFEQVLADLSQAVLAVDGTEAKLEVMQQQWAQLLEQPEWISLAADFVMATRNSLEHEQANRATIDIFTAGLQALLYSQADAEGVTITDPALVEQAIAALLATGIGLAVGQALGAVPREVATTAFIENVRTWIQRV